In one Agathobacter rectalis ATCC 33656 genomic region, the following are encoded:
- the miaB gene encoding tRNA (N6-isopentenyl adenosine(37)-C2)-methylthiotransferase MiaB: protein MSYDIDITKTPPAHEPERQYYYMAKAKDFVEKKSKEIGRPMTYFVKTFGCQMNARDSEKLVGILEQIGYVEGTDEHSDFIVYNTCTVRENANNKVYGRLGYLQNYKKKNPLMKIALCGCMMQEPEVVENIKKHYKFVDIVFGTHNIFKFAEILCNNIESGSQVIDIWKDTNQIVEDLPVKRKFSFKSGVNIMFGCNNFCSYCIVPYVRGRERSREPKDIIREIEKLVADGVCEIMLLGQNVNSYGKTLDNPITFAELLREVNKIEGLKRIRFMTSHPKDLSDDLIMAIKECDKVCKHMHLPLQSGSSRVLKEMNRHYDKEKYLDEVKRLREQIPDIAITTDIIVGFPGETEEDFLETMDVVKQVRYDSAFTFIYSKRTGTRAATMENQVPDDVVKDRFDRLLKEVQTISSEKAKCYEGKVVPVLAEEMDDQKDGYVTGRMDNNSIVHFPGTEDMIGNIYNVKLDECRGFYYMGEIKEDA from the coding sequence ATGAGCTACGATATAGATATAACAAAGACACCACCGGCACATGAGCCTGAGAGGCAGTATTACTACATGGCAAAGGCAAAGGATTTTGTTGAAAAGAAATCTAAAGAAATCGGCCGTCCTATGACTTATTTTGTAAAGACATTCGGGTGTCAGATGAATGCCCGCGACTCAGAAAAGCTTGTCGGAATACTCGAGCAGATAGGCTACGTGGAAGGAACTGATGAGCACTCTGATTTCATTGTATACAACACCTGTACCGTACGTGAGAATGCCAATAATAAGGTGTATGGCAGGCTTGGATATCTGCAGAACTACAAGAAAAAGAATCCTCTGATGAAGATTGCTCTCTGCGGATGCATGATGCAGGAGCCGGAGGTTGTTGAAAATATCAAAAAGCACTATAAGTTTGTAGATATCGTATTTGGAACCCACAATATATTCAAGTTTGCAGAGATTTTGTGCAACAATATCGAGTCTGGCTCACAGGTGATTGACATATGGAAGGATACCAATCAGATTGTCGAAGATCTGCCGGTGAAGAGAAAGTTCTCTTTCAAATCAGGTGTCAATATCATGTTTGGCTGCAACAATTTCTGCAGCTACTGTATCGTGCCATACGTAAGAGGTCGTGAGAGAAGCAGGGAGCCTAAGGATATCATAAGAGAGATAGAAAAGCTTGTTGCAGACGGAGTGTGCGAGATAATGCTTCTCGGACAGAATGTCAACTCATACGGTAAAACTCTTGACAATCCTATAACCTTTGCAGAGCTTCTTCGCGAGGTCAATAAGATTGAGGGACTTAAGAGGATTCGTTTTATGACATCTCATCCAAAGGATTTATCCGATGACCTGATTATGGCGATAAAGGAGTGCGACAAGGTGTGCAAGCATATGCATCTGCCGCTTCAGTCAGGTAGCTCAAGGGTGCTTAAGGAGATGAACAGGCACTATGACAAGGAAAAATATCTCGACGAGGTAAAGAGACTTCGTGAGCAGATTCCTGATATTGCAATCACAACTGATATCATTGTGGGCTTCCCGGGAGAGACTGAGGAGGATTTCCTTGAGACAATGGATGTTGTTAAGCAGGTCAGATATGACAGTGCTTTTACATTTATTTACTCAAAGAGAACAGGCACACGCGCAGCTACCATGGAGAATCAGGTGCCGGATGATGTGGTCAAGGACAGGTTTGACAGGCTCTTAAAGGAGGTTCAGACTATCTCATCAGAAAAGGCAAAATGCTATGAGGGCAAAGTGGTGCCGGTACTTGCAGAGGAGATGGATGACCAGAAGGATGGCTATGTGACCGGACGTATGGACAATAATTCAATCGTACATTTTCCGGGTACCGAGGATATGATTGGAAATATCTACAATGTGAAGCTTGATGAGTGCAGAGGCTTTTACTATATGGGAGAGATAAAAGAGGATGCGTAA
- a CDS encoding U32 family peptidase, whose protein sequence is MRNKDFELLAPAGNLEIFKGVIESGADAVYVGGSMFGARAYANNFTEEELLEAIDFAHLRGVKVYLTVNTLIKNSEFSKLYDYLLPYYKRGLDAVIVQDIGVVKAIHEYFPSMEIHTSTQMTVTGADGVRFLSQFGVTRVVMAREVSLAEMKRIHEETGMELEAFVHGALCYSYSGQCLFSSILGGRSGNRGRCAQPCRLPYTVEGKKDEYILSLKDMCGIKALDKLHDAGVYSLKIEGRMKQLEYACGVVKYYRSYIDSMKPVTDADYDRIKALGNRCGFTDGYYFDHNGSDMVTYVKPNFVSNAAEPSPEKRKLSIEGELVLREGEPGSLTVKRGDVTYKASIEPVSAALKAPLDKKAAIDRINKTGDTDFEFSHIKAQIGENVFVPNGALNKLRRDAISGLCDKLLKKYYRDDARYADISSMCELPEHVVKSDATHEDGAVNAKDYTTICSCMTRAQLDTLISYECFDVFYLDFDMYDRKTLIQQFADDVKCLTKRNKKVYLMLPTIFRADSSDYFVSIAKELDKVSFDGFVVKNYEELYLTENLFTGKKVILDHNMYTFNDVSKSAFFEHGVSGDTVPLELNSREIMHRNNIGSQMIVYGYYPLMTTANCVHKNTKGCDKKQKLIYLKDRYNKSFAVCNNCKECYNTIYNSLPTMLTKNISKLKEAGIRSFRYSFTIETPKQIKAVMDDKVAEYTNGHYKRGVE, encoded by the coding sequence ATGAGAAATAAAGATTTTGAACTGCTTGCACCGGCAGGCAACCTTGAGATATTTAAGGGCGTGATAGAAAGCGGCGCCGATGCTGTGTATGTGGGCGGAAGCATGTTTGGAGCCAGGGCATATGCCAATAATTTCACAGAGGAGGAGCTTTTAGAGGCAATTGATTTTGCGCATTTACGAGGAGTAAAGGTGTATCTGACGGTCAATACGCTGATTAAAAACAGTGAGTTTTCAAAGCTCTACGACTACCTGCTTCCATACTACAAAAGAGGGCTTGATGCAGTGATAGTGCAGGATATTGGAGTGGTGAAGGCTATCCATGAGTATTTTCCGTCAATGGAGATACATACGAGTACACAGATGACTGTAACGGGAGCAGACGGAGTGCGCTTTCTTTCGCAGTTTGGAGTGACGCGTGTGGTCATGGCAAGGGAGGTTTCTCTTGCAGAGATGAAGCGCATACATGAGGAAACCGGCATGGAGCTTGAAGCCTTTGTGCACGGAGCATTATGCTATTCGTATTCGGGACAGTGCCTTTTCAGCAGTATTTTAGGTGGTAGAAGCGGAAACAGAGGCCGCTGTGCACAGCCGTGCAGACTGCCGTATACCGTGGAGGGCAAAAAGGATGAATACATTTTAAGCCTTAAGGATATGTGTGGTATAAAGGCTCTTGACAAGCTGCATGATGCAGGTGTTTATTCGCTCAAGATTGAGGGACGTATGAAGCAGCTTGAGTATGCATGCGGAGTGGTAAAATACTACAGAAGCTATATCGACAGTATGAAGCCTGTTACCGATGCTGATTATGACAGGATAAAGGCACTTGGAAACCGCTGTGGTTTCACAGACGGGTATTATTTCGACCACAATGGCTCTGATATGGTGACTTATGTGAAGCCTAATTTCGTTTCAAATGCTGCAGAGCCTTCGCCTGAAAAGAGAAAGCTTTCGATAGAGGGAGAGCTTGTTTTAAGAGAGGGGGAGCCCGGAAGCCTCACTGTAAAAAGAGGTGATGTGACATACAAAGCTTCAATAGAACCTGTCAGTGCCGCACTTAAGGCACCGCTAGATAAAAAGGCCGCTATCGACAGGATAAACAAAACCGGTGATACAGACTTTGAGTTTTCACATATTAAAGCTCAAATCGGAGAAAACGTCTTTGTGCCGAACGGAGCACTAAACAAGCTGCGGCGTGATGCAATTTCAGGGCTTTGTGATAAGCTGTTGAAAAAGTATTACAGGGATGACGCACGATATGCTGATATATCAAGTATGTGTGAGCTCCCTGAACATGTCGTAAAAAGCGACGCAACACATGAAGATGGAGCTGTAAATGCAAAGGATTACACCACCATATGCTCGTGTATGACACGCGCGCAGCTTGATACACTTATTAGCTATGAATGCTTTGATGTTTTTTATCTGGATTTTGACATGTATGACAGGAAGACTCTGATACAGCAGTTTGCAGATGATGTGAAATGCCTTACAAAGCGAAATAAAAAAGTGTATCTCATGCTGCCTACGATATTCAGGGCGGATTCATCGGATTATTTTGTATCTATCGCAAAAGAGCTTGATAAGGTAAGCTTCGATGGCTTTGTTGTGAAAAATTACGAGGAGCTTTATCTGACAGAAAATCTTTTTACAGGGAAAAAAGTTATTTTAGACCACAATATGTATACCTTTAATGATGTTTCAAAGAGTGCTTTTTTTGAGCACGGAGTAAGTGGTGACACAGTGCCGCTTGAACTTAATTCAAGGGAGATTATGCATAGAAACAATATAGGCTCGCAGATGATAGTCTATGGATATTATCCGCTTATGACCACCGCCAACTGTGTGCACAAAAACACAAAGGGCTGTGATAAAAAGCAAAAGCTTATATATTTAAAGGACAGATACAATAAATCCTTTGCAGTTTGTAACAACTGTAAGGAGTGCTATAATACAATATATAATTCACTGCCTACCATGCTCACAAAGAACATAAGTAAGCTTAAGGAGGCAGGTATAAGAAGTTTTAGATACAGCTTTACAATCGAGACTCCAAAGCAGATTAAGGCGGTTATGGATGATAAGGTAGCTGAATATACAAACGGACATTACAAAAGAGGAGTAGAATAA
- the ruvA gene encoding Holliday junction branch migration protein RuvA: MYAYIKGELAEKNIDSIVVEAAGVGYLIYIPTQYFDMLPDEGEDVKIYTYLCVREDAMILYGFLSKDDLEIFKLLITVSGIGPKGGLAILSTLPADDLRFAILSGDSKAISKAPGIGAKTAQRVILDLKDKLSLEDAFEKKLENQASGAAVSMNSTVKNDAVMALNALGYSSTESLKAVSKVDITEDMDVEDVLKLALKNMG, from the coding sequence ATGTATGCATATATAAAAGGAGAGCTTGCAGAAAAAAATATAGACAGCATTGTAGTGGAGGCTGCAGGTGTAGGCTATCTCATTTACATACCGACGCAGTATTTTGATATGCTGCCTGACGAGGGAGAGGATGTAAAAATTTACACCTACCTATGTGTCAGGGAGGATGCCATGATACTTTATGGCTTTTTGAGCAAGGATGATCTTGAAATCTTTAAGCTGCTGATTACAGTCAGCGGAATCGGACCAAAGGGAGGTCTTGCCATTTTGTCAACTCTGCCTGCCGATGATTTGCGTTTTGCGATTCTATCGGGGGATTCAAAGGCTATATCAAAGGCACCGGGAATAGGTGCAAAGACGGCTCAGAGAGTGATACTTGATTTAAAGGACAAGCTGTCGCTTGAGGATGCATTTGAAAAGAAGCTTGAGAATCAGGCATCCGGTGCTGCTGTATCCATGAACAGCACTGTGAAAAATGATGCTGTCATGGCGCTCAATGCGCTTGGATACTCATCTACTGAGAGTCTTAAGGCAGTGTCCAAGGTTGATATCACAGAGGATATGGATGTAGAGGATGTGCTGAAGCTTGCACTCAAAAATATGGGCTGA
- the proB gene encoding glutamate 5-kinase yields MRNVIMYAFRLTIGKMIEMSFLDNYKRVVIKIGSSTLTHAETGSLNFSKMERLVRSICDYRNSGMDVCLVSSGAIAVGRDVIGIKERPSDISIKQACAAVGQGRLMMTYQKLFSEYNQNSGQVLMTKNTIVNPVSRRNVMNTFEELFDLNVVPIVNENDTVSTYEMQFGDNDTLSAIVTSITKADLLILLSDIDGLYSDDPHDNPDAKLIREVDTLDRKILGMAKSSTGSDVGTGGMATKLTAAKIATYSGADMIIANGGNMGILYDIMNDRYTGTLFHRAKDAEFVLADYIQREMAPTSTGGQ; encoded by the coding sequence ATGCGTAATGTAATTATGTATGCATTTAGACTTACAATAGGAAAGATGATAGAAATGAGTTTTTTGGACAATTATAAAAGAGTGGTAATAAAGATAGGTTCATCGACGCTGACACATGCAGAGACGGGAAGCCTCAATTTTTCAAAGATGGAGCGTCTGGTGCGCTCGATATGTGATTACAGAAACAGCGGTATGGATGTGTGCCTCGTAAGCTCCGGCGCTATCGCGGTTGGACGTGATGTGATAGGCATAAAGGAGCGCCCGAGCGACATTTCAATAAAGCAGGCATGCGCCGCAGTTGGACAGGGCAGGCTTATGATGACATATCAGAAGCTTTTTTCCGAGTATAATCAGAATTCCGGACAGGTGCTCATGACAAAGAATACCATAGTCAATCCTGTTTCAAGACGCAATGTTATGAATACATTTGAGGAGCTTTTTGATCTGAACGTGGTGCCTATTGTCAATGAAAATGATACGGTAAGCACATACGAGATGCAGTTTGGTGACAATGATACGCTGTCTGCTATTGTTACATCAATCACGAAGGCCGATCTGCTCATACTGCTTTCTGATATAGACGGACTGTATTCCGACGATCCTCATGACAATCCGGATGCAAAGCTTATCAGAGAGGTTGATACGCTTGACAGGAAAATACTTGGCATGGCAAAGTCATCAACCGGCAGCGATGTCGGAACCGGCGGCATGGCGACAAAGCTTACAGCGGCAAAGATTGCCACATATTCCGGTGCCGATATGATTATCGCAAACGGCGGCAATATGGGAATTTTATATGACATTATGAATGACAGATATACAGGAACACTTTTCCACAGGGCAAAGGATGCAGAGTTTGTGCTTGCGGATTATATACAAAGAGAGATGGCACCTACATCTACAGGCGGCCAGTAA
- a CDS encoding DUF896 domain-containing protein: MTQEKIQRINELYRKSQAEGLSEAEKKEQDLLRKEYIANVKKNLRNQLNNIDMVNDDGSVENLGEKYGNKKRNS, from the coding sequence ATGACACAGGAAAAAATACAGCGAATCAATGAGCTTTACAGAAAGTCACAGGCAGAGGGACTTTCTGAGGCAGAGAAAAAAGAGCAGGATCTTTTGCGCAAGGAGTATATAGCAAACGTGAAGAAGAATTTAAGAAACCAGCTCAACAATATCGATATGGTAAACGATGACGGTTCGGTTGAGAATCTCGGCGAGAAATATGGAAACAAAAAAAGAAATTCGTAG
- a CDS encoding Gx transporter family protein — protein sequence MKTRKIAYLGMLMALALVLSYVESLIPFAVGIPGVKLGLTNIVTVIMLYIAAPMETFLLCVFRAVLSGFMFGNAFSIIYSLAGCILSFIVMYLLKKSDKFSSVSISLVGGVCHNIGQIIVAAIVLSTYSVVYYIPVLLVAGCITGLVIGIVASQVLLRISDSFHV from the coding sequence ATGAAAACCAGAAAGATTGCATATCTTGGTATGCTTATGGCACTGGCACTGGTGCTAAGCTATGTTGAGTCACTTATACCGTTTGCGGTAGGCATACCGGGAGTGAAGCTTGGGCTTACAAATATAGTGACAGTAATCATGCTTTATATAGCAGCACCCATGGAGACGTTTCTGCTATGTGTATTTCGCGCGGTGCTTTCAGGCTTTATGTTTGGAAATGCGTTCAGCATCATATATTCACTGGCAGGCTGTATACTAAGCTTTATCGTTATGTACCTGCTTAAGAAATCAGATAAATTCAGTTCGGTTTCAATAAGCCTGGTCGGTGGAGTGTGTCACAATATAGGACAGATAATAGTTGCGGCTATAGTTTTGTCAACCTACAGCGTAGTGTACTATATTCCGGTGCTTCTTGTGGCAGGATGCATCACGGGACTTGTGATTGGAATAGTAGCTTCACAGGTGCTTTTAAGAATTTCTGACAGCTTTCATGTATAG
- a CDS encoding NusG domain II-containing protein, with translation MRKRFGRNDIILISVIVIISVALLLIWKLVYLKGQDTDSDACVEVTIDGRAYGTYPLSKDDTIEIKNGDGDVTNTLVIKGGVADMTSADCPDHLCVKQKAISKEGESIICLPNKVVVTVKSDTKSDIDSISK, from the coding sequence ATGCGTAAGCGTTTTGGCAGAAATGATATAATCCTGATATCGGTTATTGTAATTATCTCTGTCGCTCTGCTTCTTATATGGAAGCTTGTATATTTAAAGGGACAGGATACGGATAGCGATGCATGTGTCGAGGTGACTATCGATGGAAGGGCATATGGCACATATCCGCTTTCAAAGGATGATACAATTGAGATAAAAAACGGCGATGGCGATGTTACTAACACTCTTGTCATAAAGGGCGGTGTGGCGGATATGACCTCTGCCGACTGTCCGGATCATCTGTGTGTGAAGCAGAAGGCGATATCAAAGGAGGGAGAGTCGATTATCTGTCTGCCGAATAAGGTTGTTGTGACGGTAAAAAGCGACACGAAATCCGATATAGATTCTATATCCAAGTGA
- a CDS encoding cell division protein ZapA: MSAKTNAEVVIDGKVYTLSGYENEEYLQKVAAYINNKIAEFDDMDEYKHLPGNMKSTLIELNIADDYFKAKALVEKLEGDIENKDKEIYDLKHDLISNQVKTENAEASMKELEAQNKELLLNKARLEATLEESLLDGKKPVKKSAHASKGANDSSDK, translated from the coding sequence ATGTCTGCAAAAACAAATGCCGAGGTGGTAATAGACGGAAAGGTTTACACACTGTCAGGATATGAGAATGAGGAATACTTACAGAAGGTTGCGGCATACATCAACAACAAGATTGCAGAGTTTGATGATATGGATGAGTATAAGCATCTTCCGGGCAATATGAAGAGCACACTTATCGAGCTCAATATTGCGGATGATTATTTCAAGGCAAAGGCACTTGTCGAAAAGCTCGAGGGTGATATAGAGAATAAGGATAAGGAAATATACGATTTAAAGCATGATTTAATTTCCAATCAGGTGAAGACTGAGAATGCCGAGGCGAGCATGAAGGAGCTTGAGGCACAAAACAAAGAGCTTTTACTCAACAAGGCGAGACTTGAGGCAACTCTTGAGGAGTCACTTCTTGATGGAAAAAAGCCTGTTAAAAAATCTGCACATGCTTCTAAAGGGGCAAATGACAGTAGCGATAAATAG
- a CDS encoding FAD:protein FMN transferase, which translates to MKNKLKHLVPVLLALATITGSLSACELKPKAQQKVSKQGFYFDTIIQITLYGTTDEKYIDDCFDMAKKYEDMLSNTVSYSEVSKINDAAGKEYVTVSDDTLELIKNGIEYGDTSDGRFDITIGKLSDLWNFSEIAENTDSKDNEVDASVVPSDAQIQSELSHVNYRNIQINGNDVMLTDSKAKLDLGGIAKGFIADKMKAYLQSKKITSGIINLGGNVLTVGEKSDGSDYTVGIQKPFDESGEPICTVKIKDKSVVTSGIYERYYRVDGKLYHHILDTTTGYPVKNNLYSVTIISDSSCDGDALSTTCFALGIDKAKELINSLSGVEAIFVTDDYSIITTSDEYNVSTE; encoded by the coding sequence ATGAAAAATAAACTAAAACACCTTGTCCCTGTCCTTTTGGCGCTTGCCACAATAACAGGAAGCCTGTCTGCATGTGAATTAAAGCCCAAGGCTCAGCAGAAGGTTTCAAAACAGGGCTTCTACTTTGACACGATAATACAGATTACGCTTTATGGCACTACCGACGAGAAATACATAGACGACTGCTTTGATATGGCAAAGAAATATGAGGATATGCTGTCAAACACAGTTAGTTACTCAGAGGTGAGCAAAATAAATGACGCTGCCGGCAAAGAATATGTCACAGTAAGCGATGATACACTCGAGCTCATAAAAAATGGCATCGAATACGGCGACACAAGTGACGGCAGGTTTGATATCACTATAGGAAAGCTGTCTGATTTGTGGAATTTTTCCGAAATAGCTGAAAATACCGACTCTAAAGATAATGAGGTGGATGCATCAGTCGTTCCGTCTGATGCACAGATACAAAGTGAGCTGTCACATGTAAATTACCGCAATATACAGATTAACGGAAACGATGTGATGCTAACCGATTCAAAAGCAAAGCTTGACCTTGGTGGAATCGCAAAGGGCTTTATCGCCGATAAGATGAAGGCTTATTTACAGTCCAAAAAAATCACCTCAGGCATCATAAACCTGGGTGGCAATGTCCTCACTGTCGGTGAAAAATCCGACGGAAGTGATTATACAGTCGGCATACAAAAGCCCTTCGACGAGAGCGGTGAGCCCATATGTACTGTCAAAATCAAGGACAAATCCGTCGTCACCTCCGGCATCTACGAGCGGTACTACAGAGTAGACGGCAAGCTATATCACCATATACTGGACACCACAACCGGCTATCCCGTCAAAAACAATCTGTACTCTGTCACCATCATAAGCGACTCCTCCTGCGACGGAGATGCCTTAAGCACCACATGCTTTGCTCTTGGCATTGATAAAGCAAAGGAGCTTATCAATTCCCTTTCCGGTGTTGAGGCAATATTTGTGACAGACGATTATAGTATTATCACTACATCAGATGAATATAACGTAAGCACAGAATAG
- a CDS encoding 5-formyltetrahydrofolate cyclo-ligase has translation METKKEIRSRLKKQRGLLGVDECHNMSHEIYKRLIALELDREYDNILLYSAIRNEVNTDEYFAYLINKAKRIYYPRVSGNTMSFYRVRSLDELNCGSFNIKEPDMTKEYTQADGRALMIVPGLAFSDTGYRIGYGKGFYDRYLSSFTKRDTVMAVGVGYDFQLLSGMTFEDEYDVPLDGVITDKREVFIDE, from the coding sequence ATGGAAACAAAAAAAGAAATTCGTAGCAGGCTTAAAAAGCAAAGAGGCCTTCTGGGGGTTGATGAGTGCCACAACATGAGCCATGAAATTTATAAAAGGCTCATAGCTTTAGAGCTCGACAGGGAATATGACAACATACTTTTGTATTCAGCTATCAGAAATGAAGTGAATACTGATGAGTATTTTGCCTATTTAATAAACAAAGCAAAAAGGATATATTATCCGAGGGTTTCGGGCAATACAATGTCCTTTTACAGGGTAAGAAGCCTTGATGAGCTTAATTGTGGTTCATTTAATATTAAAGAGCCTGATATGACGAAGGAGTATACGCAGGCGGATGGCAGGGCGCTTATGATAGTGCCGGGGCTTGCATTTTCGGATACCGGTTACAGAATCGGCTATGGAAAGGGCTTTTATGACAGATATTTATCGTCTTTTACAAAAAGAGACACTGTTATGGCAGTTGGAGTGGGCTACGATTTCCAGTTACTTAGCGGCATGACGTTTGAAGATGAATATGACGTACCCTTAGATGGGGTGATAACAGATAAGAGAGAGGTGTTTATTGATGAATGA
- a CDS encoding glutamate-5-semialdehyde dehydrogenase yields MNDLEKICADAYEARVKIGTLDTDIKNKVLNDAADNLLKAEKEILEANKRDVATAEENMKAKSMIDRLSLDHDRLLGMADGLRQIAKLADPIGEVMSMAKRPNGLIIGKRRVAIGVVGIIFEARPNVTSDAFGLCFKTGNCVILKGGSDAINTNIAIVKALKKALTDNLVSDAALALIESTDRETTNAFMKMDQYVDVLIPRGGAGLIQNVVKNATIPVIQTGTGNCHVYVDKDADFDMAVNIINNAKTQRISVCNACESIVVHSAIAEEFLPKLYDKLREHHVQLHCDERAQAILAGRDDVTEATADDWGMEYLDYIMSVKIVDSIDEAIEHINRYNTSHSEAIVTNDYDNAQKFLNEIDAACVYVNASTRFSDGNEFGFGAEIGISTQKLHARGPMGLEALTSYKYIIYGSGQIRE; encoded by the coding sequence ATGAATGATTTAGAAAAAATTTGTGCGGATGCATATGAGGCCAGAGTAAAGATAGGAACACTGGATACTGATATCAAGAATAAGGTATTAAACGATGCAGCGGACAATCTTCTTAAGGCAGAAAAAGAAATCCTTGAGGCAAACAAAAGGGATGTGGCCACAGCAGAGGAAAATATGAAGGCAAAGAGCATGATTGACAGGCTCTCGCTTGACCATGACAGGCTCCTTGGCATGGCTGACGGACTCAGACAGATAGCAAAGCTTGCAGACCCTATTGGGGAAGTGATGTCTATGGCAAAGCGTCCTAATGGCCTTATTATCGGAAAAAGAAGAGTTGCAATCGGTGTTGTTGGCATTATCTTTGAGGCGCGCCCAAATGTCACATCAGATGCCTTTGGTCTGTGCTTTAAGACAGGCAACTGTGTCATATTGAAGGGTGGAAGTGATGCGATAAATACCAATATCGCAATAGTTAAGGCACTAAAAAAGGCTTTAACGGACAATTTGGTTTCTGATGCTGCACTTGCACTTATTGAGTCAACAGACAGAGAGACAACAAATGCGTTTATGAAGATGGATCAGTATGTGGATGTGCTCATACCAAGAGGTGGTGCAGGACTCATCCAGAATGTTGTCAAAAATGCTACAATTCCTGTCATCCAGACCGGTACAGGCAACTGCCATGTATATGTGGACAAGGATGCAGACTTTGATATGGCTGTTAATATTATTAACAATGCAAAGACACAAAGAATCAGTGTCTGCAATGCATGTGAGTCGATTGTAGTACACAGTGCCATAGCGGAGGAGTTTCTGCCAAAGCTGTACGATAAGCTAAGAGAGCATCATGTACAGCTGCACTGTGATGAAAGAGCGCAGGCAATTCTTGCCGGAAGAGATGATGTGACAGAGGCCACTGCCGATGACTGGGGTATGGAGTACCTTGATTACATTATGTCTGTAAAGATTGTTGACAGTATTGATGAGGCAATCGAGCATATCAACAGATACAACACATCACATTCTGAGGCAATCGTCACAAATGATTATGACAACGCACAGAAGTTCTTAAATGAGATAGATGCTGCATGCGTTTATGTAAATGCCTCAACCAGATTTTCTGATGGAAATGAATTCGGCTTTGGAGCTGAGATAGGAATCAGCACACAGAAGCTTCACGCAAGGGGACCTATGGGGCTTGAAGCACTGACTAGCTACAAATATATTATTTACGGCAGTGGTCAGATCAGGGAATAG